The window GAGTTCCTGGAGGAGCTCGCGCCCGGCTTCGGCTCCTTCGTGGACGACAAGCTCGTACATCCGCTGGGTGCGCTGGGCGCCAAGGCCGGGGGCCTGAGCGCCCAGGCGGCGGAGTGGACCGGGTTGCCGGAAGGGATCGCGGTCGCCGTCGGCAACGTCGACGCGCATGTCACCGCGCCCGCCGTCCAGGCGGTGGAGCCGGGGCAGATGGTCGCGATCATGGGCACCTCCACCTGTCACGTGATGAACGGCGCCGAACTGCGCGACGTGCCGGGGATGTGCGGCGTCGTCGACGGCGGGATCGTCTCCGGGCAGTGGGGCTACGAGGCGGGCCAGAGCGGTGTCGGTGACATCTTCGCGTGGTTCGTCGAGCACGGTGTCCCGGCGTCCTATGTGGACGATGCCAGGGAAGCGGGGATCTCCGTCCACGAGTTGCTCACCCGGCTCGCCTCGGTGCAGGAGATCGGCGAGCACGGTCTCGTCGCGCTCGACTGGCACAGCGGAAACCGGTCGGTGCTGGTCGACCACGAACTGTCCGGCGTCGTCGTCGGGCAGACGCTCGCGACCCGCGCCGAGGACACTTATCGCGCGCTGCTGGAAGCGACCGCTTTCGGCACCAGGACGATCATCGAGACCTTCGAGCGTGCCGGGGTGCCGGTCACCGAACTGATCGTCGCCGGTGGCCTGGTCAAGAACCGGCTGCTGATGCAGATCTACGCCGACGTGACGAACCTGCCGCTCTCGGTGGCGGGCTCCGCGCAGAGCCCCGCGCTGGGCTCGGCGATCCACGCCGCCGTCGCCGCCGGAGCGCATCCGGACGTCCCGGTCGCGGCGCTCGCGATGGGCTCGGTACGCCGCGCGGTCCACCGCCCGATCGCCGAAAACGTGAAGGCCTACGACGACCTCTACGCCGAGTACGCCGCGCTGCACGACTACTTCGGCCGCGGTGTCAACGACGTCATGCACCGGCTCGCCGCCCGCCGCCGCGCCGCCAGGAAAGGACAGCACCGATGAGCCTCGCCGTGGAGATCACGGACACCTTCGAAGAACTGCGGGAGACCGTCGCGCGGCTGCACAGCGAGCTGACCCGCTACGAACTGGTCATCTGGACCGCGGGCAACGTGTCGGCGCGTGTGCCCGGGCACGACCTGATGGTGATCAAACCGTCCGGGGTGTCCTACGGCGAGCTGACCGCCGAAACCATGGTCGTCACCGACCTGTACGGCGAAGTCGTCCACGGTGACCTGGCGCCGTCTTCGGACACGGCCGCGCACGCCTACGTCTACCGGCACATGCCGGAGGTCGGCGGGGTCGTTCACACGCATTCGACCTATGCCACCGCGTGGGCGGCGCGCGGGGAGCCGATCCCGTGCGTGCTCACGATGATCGCGGACGAGTTCGGCGGGGAGATCCCGGCGGGGCCGTTCGCGCTGATCGGTGACGACTCGATCGGCCGCGGCATCGTCGAGACGCTGCGGTCCAGCCGCTCGCCCGCGGTGCTGATGCGCAACCACGGCCCGTTCACCGTCGGCCGCACCGCACGGGACGCGGTCAAGGCCGCGGTGATGGTCGAGGACGTCGCGAAGACCGTCCACATCGCTTCCGCGCTGGGAACGCCGGAGCCACTGTCCGAACGGGACGTGGACCGGCTCTACGCGCGCTACCAGAACGTCTACGGCCAGCAGGGAGAGAAGTGAGCACACAGCGGAAGACCGAGGTCTGGTTCCTCACCGGGAGCCAGGCGCTATACGGCGAGGAGACCCTCGAACAGGTCGCGGGCCAGTCGTTGCAGATCCAGCGGATGCTGGCCGACACCGGCCGGATCTCGGCCGGGATCGTCGCGAAGCCGGTGCTGACCGAGCCGTCGGCGATCCGTCGCGTGATGCTCGAGGCGAACGCGGACGACGCCTGTGTCGGAGTGATCGCGTGGATGCACACGTTCTCGCCGGCGAAGATGTGGATCTCCGGCCTGGACGCGCTGCGGAAACCCTTGCTGCATCTGCACACGCAGCTCAACGAGGCGTTGCCGTGGCAGTCCATCGACATGGACTTCATGAACCTGAACCAGGCCGCGCACGGCGACCGCGAGTTCGGCTACATCCAGACCCGGCTCGGGGTGCCGCGCAAGACCATCGCCGGGCACGCGGCGGATCCGTCGGTCGCCGACCGGATCGACGCGTGGGTCCGCGCCGCGGTCGGCCGCCAGACGATCGGCTCGCTCAAACTCGCGCGGTTCGGTGACAACATGCGCGACGTCGCGGTCACCGACGGGGACAAGGTCGAGGCGGAACTGAAGTTCGGCGTCTCGGTGAACACCTACGGCGTCAACGAACTGGTCGCGCTGGTCGACGCGGTGCCCGACACCGAGGTCGACACGCTCGTCGAGGAATACGCCGAGACGTACGCGCTTGCGCCGGAGCTGACCGAGACGGGGGAGCGGCACGAGTCGCTGCGGTACGCCGCCCGGATCGAGAAGGGTCTTCGCACGTTCCTGACCGACGGCGGTTTCGGCGCGTTCACCACGAACTTCGAGGATCTCGGCGGCCTGCGGCAACTCCCGGGGCTCGCGGTGCAGCGGCTGATGGCCGACGGCTACGGCTTCGGCGGCGAGGGCGACTGGAAGACGTCCGCGCTGCTGACCGCGGTGAAGGCGATGGGCCGCGACTCCGAGCGCGGAACGTCCTTCATGGAGGACTACACCTACCACTTCGGTCCGGGCGAACCGAAGATCCTCGGCGCGCACATGCTCGAAGTCTGCCCGAGCATCGCCGCGGCCAAGCCTTCGTGCGAGATCCACCCGCTCGGGATCGGTGGCCGCGAGGATCCCGTCCGGTTGGTGTTCGACGCCGCCGCCGGTGACGCCGTGGTGATCGGCCTGGCCGATCTCGGCGACCGGTTCCGCCTGGTGGCCAACGAGGTCGAGGTCGTCGCGCCGGACGAGCCGCTGCCGAATCTGCCGGTGGCGCGCGCGGTGTGGAAGCCGGCGCCGTCGTTGGCGACGTCCGCCGAAGCCTGGATCACCGCGGGCGGGCCGCACCACACGGTGCTCACGCAGGCCGTCGGCGCCGAAACGATCCGGGATTTCGCCACCATGCTCGCCGTCGAACTGCTGGTGATCGATCAGACCACGACCCCTGCCTCGATCGCCGACCGGATGCGCTGGAACCAGGCCTACTACCGGCTCGCACAAGGATTCTGATCGGTCCCCACCGGAGAGAAGGAACAATGAAGTTCACGAAACTGGCCACACTGGCCGTGGCGGTCGGCCTCGGTGCCGCGCTCACGGCCTGCGGTTCGAGTGAGAAGACCGTCGATCAGCAGGCGGCCGCGAGCGGTGCCGCGGGCGGCCTGGTCGGCGTCACCATGCCGACCAAATCGTCGGAGCGCTGGATCCACGACGGTGACAACATCAAGGCGGCGCTGGAGAAGCTGGGCTACCAGGTCGACCTGCAGTACGCCGAGGACGACATCCCCACCCAGGTGAACCAGATCGAGAACCAGATCACCAAGGGCGCGAAGCTGCTCGTGATCGCCTCGATCGACGGCACCGCGATCACCACCCAGCTGCAGGAGGCCGCGGACAAGAAGATCCCGGTCATCGCCTACGACCGGCTGATCCGCAACACCCCGAACGTCGACTACTACGCGACCTTTGACAACTTCAAGGTCGGCGTGCAGCAGGCGACGTCGCTGCTCACCGGGCTCAAGGTGCTCAAGGAGGACGGTTCGCCCGGTGAGGGCAAGGGACCGTTCAACGTCGAACTCTTCGCCGGTTCACCGGACGACAACAACGCGACGTTCTTCTTCAACGGCGCCATGTCGGTGCTGAAGCCGTATCTGGACAACGGGACGCTGGTCGTCAAGAGCGGCCAGACCGCGTTCAACGTCGCGGCGATCCTGCGCTGGCAGGCGGCGACCGCGCAGCGGCGGATGGAAGACCTGCTGACCAAGACCTACAGCTCCGGAGACAAGGTGCAGGGCGTGCTCTCGCCGTACGACGGGCTTTCCATCGGGATCCTCTCGGCGCTGAAGAGCAACGGCTACGGCACCCCGGGCCAGCCGTACCCCGTGGTCACGGGCCAGGACGCCGAGGTCGCGTCGGTGAAGTCGATCATCGCGGGCGAGCAGTACTCGACGATCTTCAAGGACACCCGCAAACTCGCCGAGACCACGGTCAAGATGGCCGACGCGGTGCTCAAGGGCGGCAAGGCCGAGACCAACAACACGACCGACTACAACAACGGCCAGAAGGTCGTCCCGGCGTTCCTGCTGGAGTCGGTGATCCTCAACAAGGGGAACTACCAGAAGGAACTCATCGACTCGGGCTACTACAAAGCGGAACAGCTGAGGTAGCGACGTGACCGACGAAATCCTTCGGATGCGGGGGATCACCAAGACCTTCCCCGGCGTCAAGGCGCTGCAGGACGTCAACCTGTCGGTGCGCCGGGGAGAGATCCACGCGATCTGCGGCGAGAACGGCGCGGGCAAGTCCACGCTGATGAAGGTGCTCTCGGGCGTCTACGCGCATGGCTCGTACGACGGCGAGATCGTCTTCGACGGCGAGCCGTGCGCGTTCTCCGCGATCCGTGACAGCGAACGCCGCGGCATCGTGATCATCCACCAGGAACTCGCGCTGTGCCAGCAGCTGTCCATCGCGGAGAACATCTTCCTCGGCAACGAGAAAGCGCGCGGCGGGCTGATCGACTGGAACCGGACCAACTCCGAGGCAGGCGAGCTGCTGCGGCGCGTCGGCCTGCGGGAGAACCCGGTGACACCGGTACTCGACATCGGTGTGGGCAAACAGCAGCTGGTGGAGATCGCCAAGGCACTGTCCAAAGAGGTCAAACTGCTGATCCTGGACGAGCCGACCGCGGCGCTGAACGACGACGACTCGGCGCATCTGCTCGAACTGCTGCGCGGCCTCCGCGACGACGGCGTGACCTGCGTCCTGATCTCGCACAAGCTCAACGAGATCGCCGCCATCGCCGATTCGATCACCATCCTGCGGGACGGCAGGACGATCGAGACGCTCGACGCGAGCACGGTGACCGAGGACCGGATCATCGCCGGGATGGTCGGCCGGAAGCTGGAGAACCGGTTCCCGCCGAGGGAACCGCGGATCGGTGACGAGGTCCTCCGGATCGAGGACTGGAC of the Amycolatopsis lurida genome contains:
- the araA gene encoding L-arabinose isomerase, producing MSTQRKTEVWFLTGSQALYGEETLEQVAGQSLQIQRMLADTGRISAGIVAKPVLTEPSAIRRVMLEANADDACVGVIAWMHTFSPAKMWISGLDALRKPLLHLHTQLNEALPWQSIDMDFMNLNQAAHGDREFGYIQTRLGVPRKTIAGHAADPSVADRIDAWVRAAVGRQTIGSLKLARFGDNMRDVAVTDGDKVEAELKFGVSVNTYGVNELVALVDAVPDTEVDTLVEEYAETYALAPELTETGERHESLRYAARIEKGLRTFLTDGGFGAFTTNFEDLGGLRQLPGLAVQRLMADGYGFGGEGDWKTSALLTAVKAMGRDSERGTSFMEDYTYHFGPGEPKILGAHMLEVCPSIAAAKPSCEIHPLGIGGREDPVRLVFDAAAGDAVVIGLADLGDRFRLVANEVEVVAPDEPLPNLPVARAVWKPAPSLATSAEAWITAGGPHHTVLTQAVGAETIRDFATMLAVELLVIDQTTTPASIADRMRWNQAYYRLAQGF
- a CDS encoding L-ribulose-5-phosphate 4-epimerase, which translates into the protein MSLAVEITDTFEELRETVARLHSELTRYELVIWTAGNVSARVPGHDLMVIKPSGVSYGELTAETMVVTDLYGEVVHGDLAPSSDTAAHAYVYRHMPEVGGVVHTHSTYATAWAARGEPIPCVLTMIADEFGGEIPAGPFALIGDDSIGRGIVETLRSSRSPAVLMRNHGPFTVGRTARDAVKAAVMVEDVAKTVHIASALGTPEPLSERDVDRLYARYQNVYGQQGEK
- the chvE gene encoding multiple monosaccharide ABC transporter substrate-binding protein; amino-acid sequence: MKFTKLATLAVAVGLGAALTACGSSEKTVDQQAAASGAAGGLVGVTMPTKSSERWIHDGDNIKAALEKLGYQVDLQYAEDDIPTQVNQIENQITKGAKLLVIASIDGTAITTQLQEAADKKIPVIAYDRLIRNTPNVDYYATFDNFKVGVQQATSLLTGLKVLKEDGSPGEGKGPFNVELFAGSPDDNNATFFFNGAMSVLKPYLDNGTLVVKSGQTAFNVAAILRWQAATAQRRMEDLLTKTYSSGDKVQGVLSPYDGLSIGILSALKSNGYGTPGQPYPVVTGQDAEVASVKSIIAGEQYSTIFKDTRKLAETTVKMADAVLKGGKAETNNTTDYNNGQKVVPAFLLESVILNKGNYQKELIDSGYYKAEQLR
- the araB gene encoding ribulokinase, which produces MSTGEPLVVGVDFGTLSGRAVVVRVRDGAELGSAVSEYRHGVIDRILPETGHGLPPDWALQVPSDYVDVLRTAVPEAIRAAGADPADVIGIGTDFTACTMVPTTAEGTPLCELPEFAGNPHAYVKLWRHHSAQPQADRINAQARKRGESWLPRYGGLISSEWEFAKALEVFEEAPEVYDRMRHWVELADWIVWQLTGTYVRNACTAGYKGILQDGRYPSAEFLEELAPGFGSFVDDKLVHPLGALGAKAGGLSAQAAEWTGLPEGIAVAVGNVDAHVTAPAVQAVEPGQMVAIMGTSTCHVMNGAELRDVPGMCGVVDGGIVSGQWGYEAGQSGVGDIFAWFVEHGVPASYVDDAREAGISVHELLTRLASVQEIGEHGLVALDWHSGNRSVLVDHELSGVVVGQTLATRAEDTYRALLEATAFGTRTIIETFERAGVPVTELIVAGGLVKNRLLMQIYADVTNLPLSVAGSAQSPALGSAIHAAVAAGAHPDVPVAALAMGSVRRAVHRPIAENVKAYDDLYAEYAALHDYFGRGVNDVMHRLAARRRAARKGQHR
- the mmsA gene encoding multiple monosaccharide ABC transporter ATP-binding protein; this translates as MTDEILRMRGITKTFPGVKALQDVNLSVRRGEIHAICGENGAGKSTLMKVLSGVYAHGSYDGEIVFDGEPCAFSAIRDSERRGIVIIHQELALCQQLSIAENIFLGNEKARGGLIDWNRTNSEAGELLRRVGLRENPVTPVLDIGVGKQQLVEIAKALSKEVKLLILDEPTAALNDDDSAHLLELLRGLRDDGVTCVLISHKLNEIAAIADSITILRDGRTIETLDASTVTEDRIIAGMVGRKLENRFPPREPRIGDEVLRIEDWTVHSPTQHGRVVVDGASLTLRRGEIVGLAGLMGAGRTELAMSVFGRSYGKDISGRLIKDGKEIEVRTVGDAVANGIAYATEDRKRYGLNLIEDIQRNISGAALGKLARRGWVDENEEHRVAEEFRKSMNIKAPDVRSVTGTLSGGNQQKVVLSKWILTDPDVLILDEPTRGIDVGAKYEIYTIVNRLADEGKAVLVISSELPELLGLCDRIYTLSAGRITGEVGRAEATQEVLMRAMTREQE